A single Klebsiella variicola DNA region contains:
- a CDS encoding LysR substrate-binding domain-containing protein: MKHKTQIMNNLPLLNDLRVFMLVARRAGFAAAAEELGVSPAFVSKRVSLLEQTLNVVLLHRTTRRVTITEEGERIYEWAQRILQDVDEMMDELSDVRQVPQGTLRIISSFGFGRRVVAPALSALALQYPQLELRFDVQDRLVDLVNEGVDLDIRVGDDIAPNLIARQLAANHRVLCASPQFLARHPPPKQLSDLAALPCLVIKERDHPFGIWQLHSKEGQHAIKVTGPLSSNHGEIVHQWCLDGQGIALRSWWDVRENIASGHLVHVLPEFFQPANVWAVYVSRLATSAKIRTTVEFLRHYFQQHYPQHEPTASAVGRGD, translated from the coding sequence GTGAAACATAAAACACAGATCATGAATAATCTGCCGCTGCTAAATGATTTACGCGTCTTTATGCTGGTCGCTCGCCGGGCCGGGTTCGCCGCCGCCGCCGAAGAGCTTGGCGTATCACCGGCGTTCGTCAGCAAGCGGGTTTCGCTGCTGGAGCAAACCCTGAATGTGGTGTTGCTGCACCGGACCACCCGCCGGGTCACCATTACCGAGGAGGGGGAGCGGATCTACGAATGGGCGCAGCGCATTTTGCAGGATGTCGATGAGATGATGGACGAGCTTTCCGACGTACGCCAGGTGCCGCAGGGAACGCTGCGTATTATCAGTAGCTTCGGCTTTGGTCGCCGGGTGGTGGCCCCGGCGCTGTCGGCGCTGGCCCTTCAGTACCCGCAGCTGGAACTGCGTTTCGATGTCCAGGACCGGCTGGTGGATTTAGTCAATGAAGGGGTGGATCTCGATATTCGCGTCGGCGATGATATCGCGCCGAATCTGATTGCCCGCCAGCTGGCGGCCAACCACCGCGTGCTCTGCGCCTCGCCGCAATTCCTTGCCCGCCATCCACCGCCGAAACAGCTGAGCGATCTGGCCGCCTTACCCTGCCTGGTGATTAAAGAACGCGATCATCCGTTTGGCATCTGGCAGTTGCACAGCAAAGAGGGGCAGCATGCGATCAAGGTGACCGGGCCGCTGTCGTCCAACCATGGTGAAATTGTGCATCAGTGGTGTCTGGACGGGCAGGGGATTGCGTTACGTTCATGGTGGGACGTCCGGGAGAATATCGCCAGCGGCCATCTGGTGCATGTGCTGCCGGAATTCTTTCAGCCTGCCAACGTCTGGGCAGTCTATGTCTCCCGGCTGGCGACGTCGGCTAAAATTCGCACCACCGTGGAGTTTCTGCGCCACTACTTTCAGCAGCACTATCCGCAGCATGAGCCGACGGCCAGCGCCGTCGGCAGAGGCGATTAA